A single window of Cytobacillus dafuensis DNA harbors:
- a CDS encoding Mu transposase C-terminal domain-containing protein, whose protein sequence is MSFLRLVVGDEFEWYGVKYAVFAVEPPNIRIQRLDGIMVVTDIGYIDLITSPSFNPLKVLRNKIIKQEDGTETTLRSVVDNLTDKQKEVIQKRFEMIKPVLLLEKIKQGDLKSVAVFNEYYSDLLIEGECITTLTKEKLLEAIKAKYKKSVRQLKRYLSSYLKEELNSPKNGLEGLVPDGYKTDVIRNDETVIQICHPHNKNLVLDTIKIRLNGEYGNLIKNVIENYYLKKRRPNISSTHQQLEILCYKNGLKPIPYETLYHIITHRLSVKVMERMRLGKIAEQKYDPITRGFTNEIAIAPLHIVEIDHTPLDIKLIDERTGQLLDRCYITLGIDLKTRMIWCLHVAFEPPSANKVQKAILHGILTKKTKKRYNTLNEWDMFGIPSIFYLDNGKEFFNSHVRTIIEEYLGAQVMHRPRETPNYGGTIERVFGTINAQLIHNLAGTTKSNVHELGDYDASKEAIFTLKDIEELLTVYITDVYHHKPHSELPLEFPTPTLMYYQGIEITGYPEIIEEQDEEEFAVKLLPKVIRTFSRDGIQFGNVLYNSSFASKYIGKQKKYTIKHNDDDISSIYLLDPDTSEYVSIPAQNPKYEDLKGMNRYLYNDLLKTLRETGKMNIKAIPGSRDLVKGIALLKERYEAKMKNNSSMKRKAIRAGFTLVTNQELEQLTVNKPTIKSSTDLEDLINEFNQELLEGK, encoded by the coding sequence ATGTCGTTTTTGAGGTTGGTAGTCGGAGATGAATTTGAATGGTACGGAGTGAAATATGCCGTCTTTGCAGTTGAGCCACCCAATATTAGAATTCAAAGGTTAGATGGGATAATGGTTGTAACTGATATTGGGTACATTGATTTAATTACTTCACCAAGTTTCAATCCATTAAAAGTATTAAGAAATAAAATTATTAAACAAGAGGATGGAACTGAAACAACACTTCGGTCTGTTGTTGATAATCTGACTGACAAACAAAAGGAAGTCATTCAGAAGCGTTTTGAGATGATAAAACCAGTTCTTCTGCTTGAAAAAATTAAACAAGGTGATTTAAAATCTGTTGCTGTTTTTAATGAATATTATTCTGACCTGTTAATTGAAGGCGAATGTATCACTACTCTTACAAAGGAAAAGCTCCTAGAAGCAATTAAGGCTAAATATAAAAAATCTGTAAGGCAACTCAAAAGATACCTGTCTAGTTATTTGAAGGAGGAACTTAATTCCCCCAAAAATGGATTAGAGGGACTTGTACCGGATGGATATAAAACGGATGTAATTCGAAATGATGAAACAGTGATACAAATTTGTCATCCTCATAATAAGAATTTGGTGTTAGATACAATAAAGATTAGGTTAAATGGGGAATATGGCAACTTAATAAAAAATGTAATTGAAAATTACTATTTAAAAAAGCGGAGACCTAATATCAGTAGTACGCATCAACAACTAGAAATCCTTTGTTATAAAAATGGATTGAAACCTATTCCATATGAAACGCTGTATCACATTATTACACATAGATTAAGCGTGAAAGTAATGGAAAGGATGAGATTGGGGAAAATTGCGGAGCAAAAATATGACCCAATCACAAGAGGATTCACAAATGAAATAGCTATTGCTCCTTTACATATCGTTGAGATTGACCATACACCACTCGATATAAAATTAATCGATGAAAGAACTGGTCAGTTGCTCGATAGATGCTATATTACACTAGGAATTGATTTGAAAACTCGAATGATTTGGTGCTTACATGTAGCTTTTGAACCACCATCCGCAAACAAAGTTCAGAAAGCTATACTTCATGGAATCCTAACAAAAAAGACAAAGAAAAGATACAATACCTTAAATGAATGGGATATGTTTGGAATACCAAGCATTTTCTATTTAGACAATGGGAAAGAGTTTTTTAATTCTCATGTTAGAACCATAATTGAAGAATATCTAGGGGCTCAAGTAATGCATAGACCTCGTGAAACACCGAATTATGGTGGGACCATTGAACGTGTATTTGGAACAATAAATGCCCAATTAATCCATAACCTTGCTGGAACAACAAAAAGTAATGTACATGAACTTGGAGACTATGACGCATCAAAAGAGGCTATTTTTACACTTAAGGATATAGAGGAATTGCTAACAGTATATATTACGGACGTTTATCATCATAAACCTCACTCTGAGCTGCCGCTAGAATTTCCTACTCCAACATTAATGTATTACCAGGGTATAGAAATTACAGGATATCCTGAAATCATTGAGGAGCAGGACGAGGAGGAATTTGCTGTTAAATTACTACCTAAAGTAATTAGGACATTTTCAAGAGATGGGATACAATTTGGAAACGTGTTATATAATTCTTCATTTGCATCTAAATATATTGGGAAACAAAAAAAATATACAATAAAGCATAATGATGATGACATATCTTCGATTTATTTGCTTGACCCAGACACTTCAGAATATGTATCAATACCTGCCCAAAATCCGAAATATGAGGACTTAAAAGGTATGAATAGATACTTATACAATGATTTACTTAAAACGCTAAGAGAAACTGGAAAAATGAACATAAAGGCAATTCCAGGCTCTAGGGATTTGGTAAAGGGAATTGCTCTACTAAAAGAAAGATATGAAGCCAAAATGAAAAACAACTCAAGCATGAAACGAAAGGCTATAAGAGCTGGTTTTACACTGGTAACAAATCAGGAATTAGAACAATTAACTGTAAATAAACCAACAATTAAAAGTAGTACCGACCTAGAAGACTTAATAAATGAGTTTAATCAGGAGTTGTTGGAGGGGAAATAA
- a CDS encoding Hachiman antiphage defense system protein HamA, with protein MSDSISNQCKLLGNHPEKSLFAEWLQHEDLPASQNKLHRKLIEIEGMRDYAIEQISDWIIKHHISESTIERLKRKREMIIKKYGLEEYLSQQQMLPVAEKTMRGNGAEIVLAEYLQESTQLNFLLYKLRYNPNVSQSIKGDDVLLFNKENLREKVILGESKFRKTPNKAVVEEIMDEFGKKLKLPLSILFVANRLSDLGEEELADELEELNLEVQHGKVPIINVGFLLSNHNTAANVENHMYSENDRFIFLSLGVDKPEELISQSFTLAHEKLKRGLSHED; from the coding sequence ATGTCTGATTCAATATCAAACCAATGTAAACTTCTGGGAAATCATCCTGAAAAGTCTCTTTTTGCTGAATGGTTACAACATGAAGATTTGCCTGCTTCTCAGAATAAATTACATAGAAAATTAATAGAAATCGAAGGTATGCGAGACTATGCTATTGAGCAGATTTCCGATTGGATAATCAAACATCATATTTCAGAGTCGACAATTGAAAGATTAAAAAGAAAGAGAGAAATGATTATAAAAAAATATGGTTTAGAAGAATATTTAAGCCAACAACAAATGCTTCCAGTTGCAGAAAAGACAATGAGAGGAAATGGGGCAGAGATAGTTTTGGCAGAGTATCTCCAAGAATCAACACAGCTTAATTTTTTATTATATAAACTAAGATATAACCCAAATGTAAGTCAATCTATTAAAGGTGACGATGTTCTTCTCTTTAATAAAGAAAATCTGAGGGAAAAGGTTATTCTAGGTGAATCGAAATTTAGAAAAACTCCAAATAAGGCTGTGGTCGAGGAAATAATGGATGAGTTTGGGAAAAAGCTTAAGCTGCCATTATCTATTCTTTTTGTTGCCAATAGGCTTAGTGACTTAGGTGAAGAAGAACTGGCAGATGAATTGGAAGAATTAAATTTAGAGGTCCAACACGGAAAAGTTCCTATAATCAATGTTGGTTTCCTCTTAAGCAATCATAATACTGCTGCTAACGTAGAAAATCATATGTATTCAGAGAACGATAGGTTTATCTTCTTATCTTTGGGAGTAGATAAGCCGGAAGAACTTATTTCCCAAAGTTTTACCCTTGCACACGAGAAGTTGAAAAGAGGGCTTAGCCATGAAGACTGA
- a CDS encoding TniB family NTP-binding protein has translation MVNPYESFQLKVISIYVEHPDIKEVWNILDNRRTIRRLSLNIETNESPLNLFIMGKSRVGKTQAMKRYAAANPSYILIENEEEKDIVPVAYVLLPEPFTKKGFYLRIIKALGAPRMDESKTVEFLQDKAFGLIKKQKVEMIILDELDYILTSTHVSKKVAMELIKDLSNSTNVAVVCVGTTATDELRTINAQIMGRFPPRTLKHFSECDDSFIDLLKLIDEKLGVQDIFQFAKEGSKLPILLHRMCSGLVGWLVPIITETFQLVGVFESDFNDFSILKKIDGHVLLKARQNVIGEMTEEDINKILNK, from the coding sequence ATGGTGAATCCATATGAATCATTTCAATTAAAAGTCATTAGTATTTATGTAGAACATCCAGATATTAAAGAGGTATGGAATATATTAGATAATAGGAGAACTATTAGGAGATTATCTCTAAATATAGAGACTAATGAATCCCCGCTAAATCTTTTTATAATGGGGAAATCGAGGGTTGGCAAAACTCAAGCTATGAAACGATATGCTGCTGCCAATCCTTCTTATATTTTAATTGAAAATGAGGAAGAAAAGGATATTGTACCAGTTGCTTATGTTTTATTGCCAGAACCGTTCACAAAGAAAGGATTTTATTTAAGGATTATAAAGGCATTAGGTGCTCCGAGAATGGATGAGAGTAAGACTGTTGAGTTTTTACAGGATAAAGCATTTGGGTTAATAAAAAAACAAAAGGTTGAAATGATAATTTTAGACGAATTGGACTATATCCTTACTTCAACCCATGTTAGTAAAAAGGTGGCAATGGAGCTTATAAAGGATTTATCCAATTCAACCAATGTAGCTGTTGTGTGTGTTGGAACTACAGCAACTGATGAGCTAAGAACAATAAATGCGCAAATTATGGGGAGATTCCCTCCACGGACATTGAAACATTTTAGTGAATGTGATGATTCCTTCATTGACCTTTTAAAGCTAATCGATGAAAAATTAGGTGTTCAAGACATATTTCAGTTTGCAAAAGAGGGTAGTAAATTACCAATACTTTTACATCGAATGTGTTCTGGGTTAGTTGGTTGGTTAGTGCCCATAATTACAGAGACATTTCAATTAGTTGGTGTTTTTGAGTCTGATTTCAATGATTTTTCAATTTTAAAGAAAATAGATGGTCACGTTTTATTGAAAGCAAGGCAAAATGTCATAGGGGAAATGACAGAGGAAGATATTAATAAGATTTTAAATAAATAA
- a CDS encoding helix-turn-helix domain-containing protein yields the protein MSYIGENIKRYRKKKGLTIKELSELCKTSISGISQIESGKRDVTFGLVLKIADALDMDISELVAAPDKVPFEHHIQMAINFEDFTIVMGHSSRTYAEFYSWGAVFDLSNEKVIEVLEFSSNTEIITITDFVNEILLSHISEQRLAILAGYININDTYEKIKENGVTWDDFKSLILEYHKTNTNK from the coding sequence ATGAGTTACATAGGAGAAAATATTAAGAGGTATAGAAAAAAAAAGGGACTTACAATAAAAGAACTATCGGAACTCTGTAAAACAAGTATTTCGGGTATAAGTCAAATAGAATCCGGAAAAAGAGATGTTACATTTGGATTAGTCTTGAAAATCGCTGATGCATTAGATATGGATATATCTGAATTGGTAGCTGCACCCGATAAAGTACCATTTGAACATCATATACAGATGGCTATTAATTTTGAGGATTTTACAATAGTTATGGGGCATTCATCTAGGACATACGCTGAGTTTTACAGTTGGGGGGCTGTATTCGATTTATCAAATGAAAAGGTAATTGAGGTTTTAGAATTCAGTTCAAATACTGAAATAATTACCATTACGGATTTTGTTAATGAAATTTTGCTATCCCATATTTCAGAACAGCGTCTAGCCATACTCGCAGGATATATAAATATTAATGACACCTATGAAAAGATAAAAGAAAACGGTGTAACTTGGGACGATTTCAAATCGTTAATACTTGAATATCATAAAACAAATACAAATAAATAA
- a CDS encoding TniQ family protein has protein sequence MTERFTIRPVLGAEESLTGYLLRVCSKNFVDIPTIWRICQNDSIYKVDMNFSFNFDIYPEDIVKVDKLTRMCKLPLEKMQYHTFKSILQNYYGIGSSGKKLIGKEIEKKNRKYCSMCLKENGQFNILWQVKEITMCDKHFTSLTDSCTKCSSKQKYLHNNLIYYKCSDCNALLTNQIQSVISDATIQTQLRIYEDWRSLFRIPRNLLSRKKGLILNHRKLALILLYLTHPSPKISSRNHNNNNISPSQMRKFVKLVKGDIDETISLRNCLSIIRKVNITFKQLSEVKVPLSYVRKILKSNKKEIGDCLTPWCKYQGTKEKLKLISEHAKGKSILGKNLYSRISVCTECWMKFGFCKKEKKWECLHGDVDIINGLITLFNKGYPKAVISRKSGLSYYTLEYYLGYLTYNNLLSKNAMEKFIDYLNSHENELIQSFKLLRNFERNRETLAQKAKELFGWKNEEVFTAYWHSKVQEYIIFQSNERNVRLENKELLEAKTKEVLDNLKSVDAEVSMEEVASYVQINPRTLNYHNINKAIQEHNDEKRKALSNIEENEIKKSIKVFVGLKGKSQEQIFVKQIYKHIGKTPKYIRNHYPMIYKYISKVAKESKEKQRVFKSQKLKEVIIYLYTNNLEVNFENIALYMNVSVWYISSYRGVFKGIGELIRTTIDELESE, from the coding sequence GTGACAGAAAGATTCACAATTCGTCCTGTTTTAGGTGCTGAAGAAAGCCTTACGGGTTATTTACTCAGAGTATGTAGCAAAAATTTCGTAGATATTCCTACCATTTGGAGAATATGTCAAAATGATAGTATTTATAAGGTGGATATGAATTTTAGCTTTAATTTTGATATTTATCCTGAAGATATCGTTAAAGTAGATAAGTTAACTAGAATGTGTAAGCTTCCACTTGAAAAGATGCAATATCATACTTTTAAATCTATTCTCCAAAATTATTATGGTATTGGTTCATCCGGTAAAAAGTTAATTGGTAAGGAAATTGAAAAGAAAAATCGTAAATATTGTTCCATGTGTTTGAAGGAGAATGGTCAATTTAATATTCTTTGGCAGGTAAAGGAAATTACAATGTGTGATAAACATTTCACTTCTTTAACTGACTCTTGTACTAAATGTTCATCTAAACAAAAATATCTTCATAACAACCTTATTTACTATAAATGTTCAGATTGTAATGCATTGTTGACTAATCAAATCCAGTCGGTTATATCTGATGCTACAATTCAAACACAATTAAGGATTTATGAAGATTGGAGAAGTTTATTCCGAATACCAAGAAATCTTTTATCAAGAAAGAAAGGGTTAATTTTAAACCATAGAAAGTTAGCTCTAATATTACTATACTTAACACACCCATCTCCAAAGATATCATCCAGAAATCATAACAATAATAATATTTCCCCTTCACAAATGCGTAAGTTTGTAAAATTAGTAAAAGGTGATATTGACGAAACCATTTCCTTACGGAATTGTTTAAGCATTATACGAAAAGTAAATATTACATTTAAACAATTGTCTGAGGTTAAAGTACCGTTATCCTATGTACGTAAGATTTTAAAGAGTAACAAAAAGGAGATAGGTGATTGTTTAACTCCCTGGTGTAAGTATCAGGGAACTAAAGAAAAGTTAAAACTGATATCAGAACATGCAAAAGGTAAATCAATTCTGGGGAAAAATCTATATTCTCGAATCTCGGTATGTACAGAATGCTGGATGAAGTTTGGTTTTTGTAAAAAGGAAAAGAAGTGGGAATGTCTTCATGGTGACGTAGACATAATAAATGGATTAATAACCTTATTCAACAAGGGCTATCCTAAAGCTGTAATTTCGAGAAAAAGTGGCTTATCTTATTACACGCTAGAGTATTATTTAGGCTACCTTACATATAATAACTTATTATCAAAAAATGCTATGGAGAAATTTATCGATTATTTAAACTCGCATGAAAATGAATTAATTCAGAGTTTTAAGCTATTACGTAATTTTGAAAGAAATCGTGAAACATTAGCCCAAAAAGCTAAGGAGTTATTTGGTTGGAAAAATGAAGAGGTCTTTACCGCCTATTGGCATTCAAAGGTTCAGGAATACATTATATTCCAATCTAATGAAAGGAATGTTAGGCTAGAAAATAAGGAGTTACTTGAAGCTAAGACAAAAGAAGTTCTTGATAATTTAAAAAGCGTAGACGCTGAAGTATCTATGGAAGAGGTTGCAAGCTATGTACAAATAAATCCAAGAACTTTAAATTACCATAATATTAATAAAGCTATCCAAGAGCATAATGATGAAAAAAGGAAAGCCTTGTCAAATATCGAAGAGAATGAAATTAAAAAAAGCATAAAAGTGTTTGTTGGTTTGAAAGGCAAATCTCAGGAACAAATTTTTGTTAAACAAATATACAAACATATTGGGAAAACACCCAAATATATAAGAAATCATTATCCCATGATTTATAAATATATATCCAAAGTTGCAAAGGAAAGTAAGGAAAAGCAAAGGGTTTTTAAATCCCAGAAACTAAAGGAAGTTATTATTTATTTATATACTAATAATTTGGAAGTAAATTTCGAAAACATTGCTCTCTATATGAATGTATCAGTTTGGTATATATCGTCATATAGAGGAGTCTTTAAAGGTATAGGTGAGTTAATAAGAACTACTATTGATGAATTAGAATCGGAATAA
- a CDS encoding TnsA endonuclease N-terminal domain-containing protein produces MNWKHKEWSKEDELFAPKRKVDNKQSKYIHHNIGSFHSNKMGRAVYYESLWGECLFYYILELDPNVIRYYEQPVQVPIFHYDKDGQLDSWIHIPDVLIFRQGEKPILAQVKVETPVEKIDKVIELRCLEFCKKQDWKYQTIVTKEIPEVVKKNLMFIWNFKKERSHYSGLIPLIQEVMNKNQEVTVRALANSINGTDYRFVIPAIYYMISISLLSADLSQIIGIDSKVRQGSIMNQLTIKGDENVVFEVGSRR; encoded by the coding sequence TTGAATTGGAAACATAAAGAATGGTCTAAAGAGGACGAATTATTTGCCCCAAAACGAAAAGTGGATAACAAACAAAGTAAATATATCCACCACAATATTGGGTCATTCCACAGCAATAAGATGGGGAGAGCGGTGTATTACGAATCGTTATGGGGAGAATGTCTTTTTTATTATATCCTGGAACTGGACCCGAATGTGATAAGGTACTATGAACAGCCTGTACAAGTTCCCATTTTTCACTATGATAAGGATGGACAACTCGACAGTTGGATACATATACCGGATGTATTGATATTTAGACAAGGCGAAAAGCCGATTCTTGCACAGGTTAAGGTAGAAACTCCAGTCGAAAAAATTGATAAGGTAATTGAGCTTCGATGCTTGGAATTTTGCAAAAAGCAAGATTGGAAATATCAAACCATAGTGACCAAAGAGATTCCAGAAGTTGTGAAAAAGAACTTGATGTTTATTTGGAATTTTAAAAAAGAGAGGTCGCATTATAGTGGGTTAATTCCTTTAATTCAGGAAGTAATGAACAAGAATCAAGAAGTTACGGTTAGGGCATTAGCCAATTCAATTAATGGCACTGATTATCGGTTTGTAATCCCGGCAATTTATTACATGATATCTATCAGTTTACTATCCGCTGATTTATCTCAAATTATTGGGATTGATAGCAAGGTTAGACAAGGAAGTATTATGAATCAACTTACTATTAAAGGTGATGAAAATGTCGTTTTTGAGGTTGGTAGTCGGAGATGA
- a CDS encoding DEAD/DEAH box helicase, whose amino-acid sequence MKTDKAKAILERLEADSLIQNFIAQSDSRFILFNVQEPIENFPKYSQGLDEKLTSTALSYLSVGCSYAEQGIIGESIFPLEKGATILENIYSPSANRNDYSSYFVLASSLAFYAANQYSKSYTLLKNISVDTVIGDVISKFLRRQYTELDKSLSEILLSNDYVDKTIAAIDEEAVANNRIYILILSKSFASLLEFIFSGKDEWLNKAKEYLKDLLELLSIDLEPSLWWVVRLLLLIFEGFQENSLWKVIPPYIGEDTLVDNYIASLAFQKNPVVELFYSQKIALPSVVDKKGAVVSLPTSSGKTRVAELSILDCLASGTDNKILYLAPFRSLAYEIEDSITKVFEPLGFEISHLYGGTQFSKLDEMVIQESNIIIATPEKAKAILRSNSEVKSKINLVIIDEGHLIGPEDRQILSEVLIEELRKYMENNQGKMMLLSAVLPNSAEIAKWIAGSETRAVNSDWRPSSQRLGLLEYNGSNVTITWKGDIESYNRNFISPFKVVRPRSEYTFPRDKKQAVASAALKLSYSGSVLIFVCRKNMVMSQAEEVIQAMGHDKEEHVWSCIDDWNIFELSCSEAYGEESKVYKCAKYGVLCHHAGLPTEVRLSMERLIRKSNPKIIVATSTLGQGVNIGVSTVIFSNVWYDGSNRISINDFWNIAGRAGRSFVDREGKILFLVDASRGSRIARRDRSLAREYFEHRNQDDAISGLLFIVHHVYEVANEVDISFETLLQMIAENNYSALKKEHIDEFSTIFDLIDDTLLALNLEVESYKNENPSAWIDDYFRTSLAYIQAERFENVDGNDVISFLKARNEGVLKLAGEPILWKGLVSSSIPFRSGLFIRNEISVVLDYFHEYQNSNKDMNDFLTLIRHTEKFISKFPSEQFEINEVATAYMELWISGQSISSLDESIKMECNNYFTFKLPWGIHAISRMLATLDFETEAKEFESLAVLVQMGVPNMFAAKIYLAGIQSRVAATELSTILNPRFEELSLRMLKRIIMKLSDEIASKAQPNTIQWVNLLEKTYTKALDYLERIPSFSFTDNLKLDCDVLMAKYFNGETYMCSPDYTYKVKVKVDDKFHFDKYANNLGIVFINREDEWFMESRNPNHKLNPFEI is encoded by the coding sequence ATGAAGACTGATAAAGCAAAGGCGATATTAGAAAGGTTGGAAGCGGATTCGCTTATACAAAACTTTATAGCCCAAAGTGATTCACGTTTCATTCTTTTTAATGTCCAAGAACCGATTGAAAATTTCCCCAAATACTCGCAAGGGTTAGATGAAAAATTAACTAGTACAGCATTGTCTTATTTGTCTGTTGGTTGTTCGTACGCTGAACAGGGAATCATAGGAGAGTCTATTTTTCCTTTAGAAAAGGGCGCAACTATATTAGAAAATATTTATAGCCCAAGCGCCAATAGGAATGATTATAGTTCTTATTTTGTGCTTGCAAGTTCTTTAGCATTTTATGCAGCTAATCAGTATTCGAAGTCATATACATTATTGAAGAATATTAGTGTAGATACCGTAATTGGGGACGTTATTTCAAAGTTTTTGAGAAGACAGTATACCGAGTTGGATAAATCTCTTTCAGAAATTTTATTGAGCAATGATTATGTAGATAAAACAATTGCTGCCATAGATGAGGAAGCGGTTGCTAATAATCGTATATATATTCTCATTTTATCCAAGTCTTTTGCCAGCCTTCTTGAGTTCATTTTCTCAGGGAAAGATGAATGGCTTAATAAAGCTAAAGAGTATTTAAAAGACTTACTAGAGCTATTATCCATTGATTTAGAACCATCTTTATGGTGGGTTGTTAGACTATTATTATTAATATTTGAAGGTTTTCAGGAAAATTCTTTGTGGAAAGTAATACCTCCATATATTGGGGAAGATACGTTAGTAGATAACTATATTGCATCACTAGCCTTTCAAAAAAATCCGGTAGTCGAGCTGTTTTATTCTCAAAAAATTGCCTTACCATCTGTAGTAGATAAAAAAGGTGCTGTTGTAAGTCTCCCAACAAGTTCGGGTAAGACAAGAGTAGCGGAGCTTTCAATCTTAGATTGCTTAGCAAGTGGAACTGATAACAAAATACTTTATTTAGCTCCATTTCGCTCTTTAGCATATGAAATAGAGGATTCAATTACAAAGGTATTTGAACCATTAGGTTTTGAAATTTCCCACTTATACGGAGGTACACAATTTAGTAAGCTAGATGAAATGGTCATTCAGGAATCAAATATTATTATCGCAACTCCGGAGAAGGCGAAGGCTATATTGCGTAGTAACTCAGAGGTCAAGTCAAAAATAAATCTGGTAATAATTGATGAAGGTCATTTAATTGGTCCAGAAGACCGTCAAATTCTAAGTGAAGTTCTAATTGAAGAATTAAGAAAATATATGGAAAATAATCAAGGGAAAATGATGCTTCTATCAGCTGTATTACCAAATTCAGCAGAGATAGCTAAATGGATAGCTGGCAGTGAAACAAGGGCAGTAAACTCAGATTGGAGACCCTCATCCCAAAGATTAGGTCTTCTCGAATACAATGGGAGTAATGTGACAATTACTTGGAAAGGTGATATTGAATCGTATAATCGGAATTTCATAAGTCCATTTAAGGTAGTTAGACCACGCTCGGAATATACCTTTCCAAGGGATAAAAAACAGGCTGTGGCTTCAGCAGCTTTAAAGTTAAGTTACTCTGGTTCAGTATTAATATTTGTTTGTAGAAAGAATATGGTAATGTCTCAAGCTGAAGAAGTGATTCAGGCAATGGGTCATGATAAAGAAGAACATGTATGGTCCTGTATAGATGATTGGAATATATTTGAATTATCATGTTCCGAAGCCTATGGTGAGGAATCAAAGGTATATAAATGTGCAAAATACGGAGTATTGTGCCACCATGCAGGTCTACCTACCGAAGTGAGACTCTCAATGGAAAGGTTAATAAGAAAAAGTAATCCCAAAATAATTGTAGCTACTTCTACATTGGGTCAAGGGGTTAACATTGGAGTATCAACCGTCATTTTTTCGAATGTTTGGTACGATGGAAGTAATAGAATTAGCATAAATGACTTTTGGAATATTGCTGGACGAGCTGGGAGAAGTTTTGTTGACAGAGAAGGTAAAATTCTGTTTTTAGTGGATGCAAGCAGAGGGTCCCGCATAGCCAGGAGAGATAGAAGTTTAGCAAGGGAATACTTTGAGCATAGAAATCAAGATGATGCAATAAGTGGTTTACTTTTTATTGTCCATCATGTTTATGAGGTTGCAAATGAGGTTGATATCAGTTTTGAAACATTACTACAAATGATTGCAGAAAATAACTATTCAGCTTTAAAAAAAGAACATATAGATGAGTTTTCTACTATTTTTGATTTAATTGATGACACTTTATTGGCATTAAATTTAGAAGTGGAAAGCTATAAAAATGAAAACCCATCTGCTTGGATAGACGATTATTTTAGAACTTCTCTAGCATATATCCAAGCCGAACGCTTTGAGAATGTAGATGGGAATGATGTTATTTCTTTCTTAAAGGCTAGAAATGAGGGAGTATTAAAACTTGCAGGAGAACCAATTTTATGGAAGGGATTAGTTTCTTCCAGCATTCCTTTCCGTTCCGGATTATTTATTAGAAATGAGATATCAGTTGTATTAGACTATTTTCATGAATATCAAAATTCTAATAAAGATATGAACGATTTTCTAACATTAATAAGGCATACTGAAAAGTTTATTTCTAAATTTCCGTCTGAACAATTTGAAATTAATGAAGTTGCTACAGCTTATATGGAATTATGGATATCTGGACAATCAATAAGTTCCCTTGATGAAAGTATAAAGATGGAGTGTAACAATTATTTTACCTTTAAGCTTCCGTGGGGAATTCATGCAATCTCCAGAATGTTAGCAACTTTAGATTTTGAAACAGAAGCTAAAGAATTTGAGTCTTTAGCTGTATTGGTTCAAATGGGGGTACCTAATATGTTTGCCGCTAAGATATACCTCGCTGGTATACAATCACGAGTAGCAGCAACCGAGTTGAGCACTATTTTGAATCCGCGTTTCGAAGAACTAAGTTTAAGAATGTTGAAGCGCATTATTATGAAATTATCGGATGAAATCGCAAGTAAAGCTCAGCCAAATACTATTCAGTGGGTAAATTTGTTGGAGAAGACTTACACAAAAGCTTTGGATTATTTGGAAAGAATTCCGTCCTTTTCGTTTACAGACAATCTTAAATTGGATTGTGATGTATTGATGGCTAAGTATTTTAATGGTGAAACATATATGTGTAGTCCCGATTATACTTATAAAGTAAAAGTTAAAGTGGATGATAAATTCCATTTTGATAAATATGCAAATAACTTGGGTATTGTATTTATAAACCGAGAAGATGAATGGTTTATGGAATCGAGGAACCCAAATCATAAATTAAATCCCTTTGAAATTTAA